A part of Phoenix dactylifera cultivar Barhee BC4 chromosome 2, palm_55x_up_171113_PBpolish2nd_filt_p, whole genome shotgun sequence genomic DNA contains:
- the LOC103715428 gene encoding plasmodesmata-located protein 2-like produces MGISEAYSPVPISSSSPPPSLFRSLTLVLALVVSFISPAAAADLYALVYKGCAKQTFGGGGGASQQALAALASSLTAQAATAKFYKTTTSSGQALFGVFQCRGDLSPSDCSACVGRAVGMWSSLCGFAVAARVQLTGCYALYQVSGFPQVSGTQMLFKTCGSGGGGGGDFELKRDTAFAQLQSGVAGGAGFYVTSYASVYAMAQCEGDLSTGDCSDCVSQAVQKSEVECGGASSGQVYLDKCYITYSYYPNGVPHGGGSGGGGSGSGGGGSGGGGSGGGGQQTGRTVAIVVGGAAALGFLVVCLLFARNLMKKKDDF; encoded by the exons ATGGGCATTTCCGAAGCCTATTCTCCCGTCCCAATCTCCTCCTCTTCACCACCACCGTCTCTATTTCGAAGCCTAACCCTTGTTCTCGCTCTCGTCGTCTCCTTTATCTCTCCGGCCGCCGCGGCCGATCTATACGCCCTCGTCTACAAGGGCTGCGCGAAGCAGACCTTCGGCGGCGGGGGCGGCGCCTCCCAGCAAGCTCTCGCCGCCCTCGCCTCGTCCCTTACAGCTCAGGCCGCCACCGCCAAGTTCTACAAGACCACCACCTCCTCAGGGCAGGCGCTGTTCGGCGTCTTCCAATGCCGCGGCGATCTCAGCCCCTCTGACTGCTCCGCCTGCGTGGGCCGTGCCGTGGGCATGTGGAGCTCCCTCTGCGGCTTCGCCGTCGCAGCCCGCGTCCAGCTCACTGGCTGTTACGCCCTCTACCAGGTCTCCGGCTTCCCACAGGTCTCCGGCACGCAGATGCTCTTCAAGACCTGCggctccggcggcggcggcggtggggaCTTCGAGCTGAAGCGCGACACCGCCTTCGCCCAGCTCCAGAGCGGCGTCGCCGGCGGCGCAGGGTTCTACGTCACGAGCTACGCGTCTGTGTACGCGATGGCCCAGTGCGAGGGCGACCTCTCCACCGGCGACTGCAGCGACTGCGTGTCCCAGGCCGTCCAAAAGTCGGAGGTGGAGTGCGGCGGCGCCTCCTCCGGCCAGGTCTACCTCGACAAGTGCTACATTACCTACTCCTACTACCCCAACGGCGTCCCCCACGgtggcggcagcggcggcggcggaagcggcagcggcggcggcggaagcggcggcggcggaagcGGCGGCGGAG GGCAGCAAACAGGGAGGACCGTGGCGATCGTGGTTGGAGGGGCGGCGGCGCTGGGGTTTCTGGTGGTCTGCTTGCTCTTTGCCAGGAATCTAATGAAGAAGAAAGACG ATTTTTGA